A genomic region of Amblyraja radiata isolate CabotCenter1 chromosome 16, sAmbRad1.1.pri, whole genome shotgun sequence contains the following coding sequences:
- the scrn2 gene encoding secernin-2: MAAATGNVPSSCDCFVALPPATEGKEVIFGKNSDRPREEVQEVVYFPAAEHAKDSKVECTYIEIDQVEKTHAVILSRPAWLWGAEMGANKHGVCIGNEAVWTIEPLAEKEALLGMDLVRLGLERGSTAKQALDVITSLVELHGQGGNCKESQEAFSYYNTFLIVDRGEAWVLETSGRYWAAQQITEGAKNISNQLTITTEINAEHPDLRNYAQGQGWWDGEREFNFSQVFSLANPPARMEAAKARYSGGCELLHKQEGSINAETIMDILRNKETGICMDSGAFCTTGSMVSILPQDDDLPCVHFFTATPDPSRSVFKPFIFIDDVTPVPMVISPYYGDEDPVRKHPRFQSSRDRRHELYKAHQHAKATMESGQEQGEKLHQTMQSLERQGLQAIKSMLTSGGSFDPEEMADLFFDCVDTEIKFYK, encoded by the exons ATGGCGGCCGCCACTGGCAATGTCCCCTCTTCCTGTGACTGCTTCGTTGCACTCCCACCGGCCACCGAAGGGAAAGAAGTGATTTTTGGGAAAAACTCGGACAGACCACGGGAGGAAGTCCAGGAAGTGGTCTACTTTCCTGCAGCTGAACATGCAAAGGACTCCAAGGTGGAG TGCACATACATTGAAATCGATCAGGTGGAGAAGACGCACGCAGTGATTCTCAGCCGCCCAGCCTGGCTATGGGGAGCAGAGATGGGCGCCAACAAGCATGGCGTCTGTATAGGCAATGAGGCCGTGTGGACGATAGAACCTCTAGCAGAGAAGGAAGCACTGCTTGGAATGGACCTTGTCAG GCTTGGGCTGGAGAGAGGTTCCACTGCCAAGCAAGCACTGGACGTCATTACTTCCCTGGTGGAGCTCCATGGCCAGGGAGGGAACTGCAAGGAGTCCCAGGAAGCATTCAGCTACTACAATACGTTTCTAATCGTGGACCGAGGGGAGGCCTGGGTACTGGAGACATCTGGGAGATACTGGGCCGCTCAGCAAATTACAG AAGGTGCCAAAAACATCTCCAATCAGCTGACCATCACCACGGAAATCAACGCGGAGCATCCCGACCTTCGGAATTATGCCCAGGGTCAGGGATGGTGGGACGGCGAGAGGGAGTTCAACTTCTCCCAGGTTTTCTCTCTGGCCAACCCGCCAGCGAGGATGGAGGCGGCAAAGGCTCGTTACTCTGGAGGCTGCGAGCTGCTTCACAAGCAAGAAG GTAGCATTAATGCAGAGACTATCATGGACATCCTACGCAATAAGGAGACTGGGATCTGCATGGACTCTGGAGCATTCTGTACCACGGGCAGCATGGTGTCCATCCTGCCCCAAGACGATGACTTGCCTTGCGTGCATTTCTTTACAGCAACCCCTGACCCATCAAG ATCTGTCTTCAAGCcctttatcttcattgatgatgtgACACCCGTTCCTATGGTGATTTCTCCGTATTATGGGGATGAGGATCCTGTCCGGAAGCATCCTCGGTTCCAGAGCAGTCGGGATCGTCGGCATGAGTTGTACAAGGCACATCAGCATGCCAAAGCCACCATGGAGAGTGGGCAG GAGCAGGGTGAGAAGTTACACCAGACTATGCAGAGCCTTGAGAGGCAGGGACTGCAAGCTATCAAGAGCATGTTGACCAGTGGAGGGTCCTTTGACCCAGAAGAGATGGCAGATTTGTTCTTCGACTGTGTTGACACGGAGATCAAGTTTTATAAatag
- the lrrc46 gene encoding leucine-rich repeat-containing protein 46 isoform X2 yields MARRPADSGPQQESDLRREHAPESTKMVGISTSLIAERNLLLCAGEYKLEDIKEALTNLMTVRLDRENINVLGNFEHLENTSSLYLQQNQIKKIENLESLQNLRFLTLAGNRIQKVENLKCLQKLGFLDLSNNQIEQVDPGEFPESLIILNMSGNGCTKQDEYREQMIQTLPALQQLDGVFVQRRKDPNEADEGGDNQDLEGSENEEDSDELYDSESEKMHPPPDISYSSGKVKDTGTATSPQLHRVLNQPTYCNPNPALIM; encoded by the exons ATGGCGCGGAG GCCGGCGGACAGCGGCCCGCAGCAGGAGAGCGACCTTCGGCGGG AACACGCGCCTGAATCAACGAAGATGGTAGGGATTTCCACGTCGCTGATTGCTGAGAGAAATTTACTTCTGTGTGCCGGGGAATACAAACTGGAAGATAT AAAAGAAGCTCTGACAAACCTGATGACTGTTCGGTTGGACCGTGAGAATATCAACGTCCTTGGAAATTTTGAGCATTTGGAAAATACCAGCAGTCTTTACCTCCAACAG AATCAAATTAAGAAGATAGAAAATTTAGAATCACTTCAAAATTTAAG ATTTTTGACCCTGGCTGGCAACAGAATCCAGAAGGTGGAAAACCTTAAATGCTTACAGAAATTGGGATTCTTAGACCTCTCAAATAATCAAATTGAACAAGTGGATCCAG GCGAATTTCCAGAGAGCCTTATAATTCTGAATATGTCGGGCAATGGATGCACAAAACAGGACGAATACAG GGAGCAGATGATACAAACTctccctgccctgcagcagctcgaTGGTGTCTTTGTCCAAAGAAGGAAAGATCCAAATGAAGCTGATGAAGGTGGAGACAATCAGGATTTAGAGGGTTCCGAAAATGAGGAGGATTCCGATGAACTGTACGACTCTGAGTCTGAAAAAATGCATCCACCACCTGACATCTCCTATTCATCAGGAAAAGTAAAAG atacaggaacagctacttccccacaacttCATCGGGTCTTGAACCAACCGACATACTGTAACCCTAACCCTGCTTTGATAATGTAA